In the Desulfomonile tiedjei genome, GAAACCGCCCTTTCCGAAATAAAAAAGCTGAAAGATCAACTGGAAGCGGAAAGAGCTTATCTGCAAGAAGAAATTAAACTGCAATACAACCATGAGAACATTATCGGTCAAAGCGACGGGCTCAACTACGTGCTTTACAAGGTTGAACAAATCGCCGGCAACAATACCAACGTATTGGTGCTGGGCGAGACGGGAACCGGCAAAGAGCTCGTCGCCCGCGCCGTTCACGGATTGAGTTCGCGTAAAAATCGGGCCTTGGTGAAAGTCAATTGCGCCACGTTGCCCGCCAACCTTATCGAAAGCGAACTGTTCGGTCATGAGAAAGGTGCTTTCACAGGTGCGCATTCCAGGCACTTGGGGCGCTTCGAAGTCGCCAACGGCGCCACCCTTTTTCTGGATGAAATCGGCGAACTGCCGCTGGAACTGCAACCGAAGCTGCTGCGCGTGATCCAGGATGGCGAGTTCGAGCGCGTGGGGGGCTCCGGTACGATAAAAGTCGATGTCCGCATTGTAGCCGCCACCAACCGCAATCTGGAACAAGAAGTCACCAAAGGCCGATTCCGGGAAGATCTTTGGTACCGGCTGAATGTCTTTCCGATTACCATGCCGCCGCTGCGGGATCGCACGGAAGACATACCGCTGCTCGTGGATTTTTACGTCCAAAAGATCTCCAAGCGGTTGGGCAAGAGCATCGACATCATTCCGGCGAGCGTCATGAATGCTTTACAAGTGTATCACTGGCCCGGAAATGTCCGCGAGTTGGAAAACGTTCTCGAGCGCGCGGTGATCAACTCGTCGGGTCCCAAGCTGCGCCTGGTGGATGAACTCAAGAAGCCGTTCATGGATCTGAGTAAAAGCCAAAGAACGTTGGAAGCGGTCGAGCGCGAATACATTGTCAGGGTTCTCGAGCAGACGCGTTGGAAGGTCGGCGGCCAAAACAGCGCGGCCGAAATCCTTGGGCTCAACCGCAGCACCTTGCGCGCCCGCATGCGCAAGCTCAATATCCGCAAACCATAAAATCCGCACCCTAGAAAGAGGTCTGCAAAGGCAAACCAGAGGCAGGCACAGCCCTTCAATCCGCCCTTGGCATCGGCCACCCATCCCGTCACGAGGATTGAAAAGGGGTCATATGTGACCAACGATTAAATATGACCTTCAATCAATGGCCGAGATAGCTGGTCCGGTAATTGCTTTTTTTAAAAACTTATACGAAATCAATATGATGGGTGGGCCGCCCTGGTTCTTGAAACCTGGCACAAAGATTGTAGTATTGTAGTAATAGAAGTCAGCGAATAGCACACGAACTTTTCTATAAGGAGGAATACCATGAAATCGGGAACAAGAGACGAAGTAGAAGGCAAGTTGCACCAAGTAAAGGGCAAGATCAAGGAGATCGCCGGGCAAGTGAGCATGAATCCCGACCTGGAAGCCGAAGGCAAAGGCGAAAAGTCGGACGGGAAGGTTCAAGAAAAGCTCGGCCAGGTCAAGAAACTTTTCGACAAGTAGAAGGGGCCCGGTTGCCTGTGCACCGACTCTGTATGTCAAATGGAAGTCAATGCTGGCGCACGCACTAATGACAGAACCGAAAACAGGGAGAATAACCGATGAAAACGAAAGCATCCTTGGCTATCCGTATTCTTTTAACGGTATCACTTCTGCTGGGTGCATCGAACGCCCTGGCAGGACCCTTCGGTGAAATCGTCATCTTCGGGGACAGCTTGTCGGACAATGGAAATTTCGTGCTGTTTGACGACCAGCCTATGCCTGATCCGGAATTGTACTGGGAAGGCCGTTTTTCCAACGGACCGGTGTGGGTCGAATATTTAACCGACCCAGACCACTTTGACACCAATTTAACCGACCGAGCGTTTGGTGGTGCCCAAACCGATGGATTGACACCGCCGGGGCTGATCGAACAGGTGAGGGCGTATATCCTGGTGACGAATCCCCCGCTGTCGCCGACGAACCTGTATATGATCTGGATCGGAGGAAACGATTTTCTGAACGGGGATGGGGATTTTCAAGGGGCCATCAACAATATCAACGACGCCATGGCCGACTTGGTCGACAACGGGGCCATGTTTATGCTGATTCTCAATTTGCCCGATATGGGCGCCATACCGGACACGCTGGGATCGACCGAAGCCCCTGATGCCACTGCGTTTTCCGTCAACTTCAATACGGCCCTGGCAACCATGATCGACGCATTCAGTGCCGCTCATCCAGGCATAGGCATCTATGAATTTGGCGTCGATGATCTCTTCGTTGAAGTGCGTAATAACCCGAGCGCCTTCGGCTTCACGAACGTGACCGAGCCGGCACCCAAGTTAGCCTCCCCGAATAATTTCGATGACTCAGGGTACCTTTTTTGGGATGACGTGCACCCGACCACCCATATGCACGCCCTGATTGCAGACCGAGTATACGCCGATTTAGACGCACAACTCCCAGCCGATATAGTCGACACCCCTGCGCAAGAGGACGAGAGCTCTTCATGCTTTATACAGGCCATGGCTTGGGAGTAACCCGTTACCCATCGAAGCCGGTGATCCCTTCCATATCGAGAAGTAAATTTTGCATAGGCTCAGGAGGACAACATGAAAGTCGCTAACGATACATCCAAGACCCCCAAAGTGAAGGCGGTGCAGGCTGTAAGTGACCTTTATGATGAAGCATCTTCCTGTTCAGCCGCCGAAGCAGAGTTGCTTTATTTGCTGTTTGAGCCTCAACAAATAGGAGACCGAAATAGGGTCATACATGAGCAACGCTCAAATATGACCCTTTTTGTGAGACGGTTAGTTACAACTCTATCCACGTTTTTTGGCTGATGCTTGCGGAGAACCGATCGATGCCGGCAATCGATTTTTAAATTTTAATGAGGTGAACCATGGATATAGACACCAGCGTCGTCGATAAAGCGGGAGAAACAGAGGAAGAATCCAAAGCTTCGGGAAAGTCCACCGGTTTCGAGAATGTCAAAATTACTATTGCCGAAAAGTTGCGGCATG is a window encoding:
- a CDS encoding sigma 54-interacting transcriptional regulator, translated to MQPIVSENFNSILGSVREPLIMLDSDLNVVKANPSFYRTFDADPDQTEGLSIYDLGNRQWDIPKLRVLLEEILPQNSIFNDFEVEHTFETIGPKIMHLNARRIYREPNQTPLILLAIEDVTEREYYKRHLEEIVEKRTTELRAAQQEAEKSRHLAETALSEIKKLKDQLEAERAYLQEEIKLQYNHENIIGQSDGLNYVLYKVEQIAGNNTNVLVLGETGTGKELVARAVHGLSSRKNRALVKVNCATLPANLIESELFGHEKGAFTGAHSRHLGRFEVANGATLFLDEIGELPLELQPKLLRVIQDGEFERVGGSGTIKVDVRIVAATNRNLEQEVTKGRFREDLWYRLNVFPITMPPLRDRTEDIPLLVDFYVQKISKRLGKSIDIIPASVMNALQVYHWPGNVRELENVLERAVINSSGPKLRLVDELKKPFMDLSKSQRTLEAVEREYIVRVLEQTRWKVGGQNSAAEILGLNRSTLRARMRKLNIRKP
- a CDS encoding CsbD family protein; this encodes MKSGTRDEVEGKLHQVKGKIKEIAGQVSMNPDLEAEGKGEKSDGKVQEKLGQVKKLFDK
- a CDS encoding SGNH/GDSL hydrolase family protein, whose product is MKTKASLAIRILLTVSLLLGASNALAGPFGEIVIFGDSLSDNGNFVLFDDQPMPDPELYWEGRFSNGPVWVEYLTDPDHFDTNLTDRAFGGAQTDGLTPPGLIEQVRAYILVTNPPLSPTNLYMIWIGGNDFLNGDGDFQGAINNINDAMADLVDNGAMFMLILNLPDMGAIPDTLGSTEAPDATAFSVNFNTALATMIDAFSAAHPGIGIYEFGVDDLFVEVRNNPSAFGFTNVTEPAPKLASPNNFDDSGYLFWDDVHPTTHMHALIADRVYADLDAQLPADIVDTPAQEDESSSCFIQAMAWE